A window of the Lactuca sativa cultivar Salinas chromosome 5, Lsat_Salinas_v11, whole genome shotgun sequence genome harbors these coding sequences:
- the LOC111889966 gene encoding uncharacterized protein LOC111889966: MPKYAKFLKELLTNRKMIKEVKKVVLNESCSAAMLNKLPKKKRDLGSLTLPCQIGNVATIYAFTDSGASVNLMTYSFFKKLDLPEPRPIRMAIHLENKTVTFPRGICEDLLVKVDKFVFPADFIVLHMEADPQVAIILGRPFLNVVSAIVDMRVPNLLYG; the protein is encoded by the coding sequence ATGCCAAAATACGCCAAATTTCTCAAGGAGCTTCTAACTAATAGAAAGAtgatcaaagaagtgaagaaagtggttctaaatgaaagttgttcaGCTGCCATGTTGAACAAACTACCAAAGAAGAAGCGTGATCTGGGAAGCTTAACCTTACCTTGTCAAATCGGAAATGTAGCTACCATCTATGCATTCACTGATTCAGGGGCGAGTGTAAATCTCATGACATACTCATTTTTCAAGAAATTAGACCTCCCGGAGCCAAGGCCAATTCGAATGGCAATTCACCTAGAAAATAAAACGGTTACATTCCCAAGGGGAATATGCGAAGATCTACTGGTGAAGGTTGATAAGTTCGTATTTCCCGCGGACTTTATAGTTTTACACATGGAAGCGGATCCTCAAGTCGCAATCATTCTTGGAAGACCTTTCCTTAACGTCGTAAGCGCTATAGTTGACATGAGAGTTCCAAACTTACTCTACGGGTAG